Proteins from a genomic interval of Natator depressus isolate rNatDep1 chromosome 20, rNatDep2.hap1, whole genome shotgun sequence:
- the PIP4K2C gene encoding phosphatidylinositol 5-phosphate 4-kinase type-2 gamma, with protein sequence MAAAAGPAAPRTKTKRKRFVPQRLKVPRAADPLLGVLGWGVQHQINELSQVPLPVMLLPDDFKANSKIKVNNHLFNRENLPSHFKFKEYCPQVFRNLRERFGIDDQDYQVSLTRSPPHYEGEGSDRRFLTSYDRTLVIKEISSEDVADVHSLLSHYHQYVVKCHGITLLPQFLGMYRLSVDSEDTYMLIMRNVFSHRLAVHRKYDLKGSLVSREASDKEKVKELPTLKDMDFLHMSQKVYVDEGQKGDFMEKLKRDVEFLVQLKIMDYSLLLGIHDVLRAEQEEEEDLKEEEEEGEDVMAVGSYGTSPEGIGGYLNSYKPLGPGEFDPYIDMYAIKSAEGGPQPEVYFMGLIDILTQYDAKKKAAHAAKTVKHGAGAEISTVHPEQYAKRFLDFVTNIFA encoded by the exons ATGGCCGCCGCCGCCGGGCCCGCCGCGCCGCGCACCAAGACCAAGCGGAAGCGCTTCGTGCCCCAGCGCCTCAAGGTGCCGCGGGCGGCGGACCCGCTGCTGGGCGTGTTGGGCTGGGGCGTCCAGCACCAG ATCAATGAGCTCAGCCAGGTTCCCCTGCCGGTGATGCTGCTACCCGATGACTTTAAAGCCAACTCTAAAATCAAAGTGAACAATCATCTCTTCAACAG GGAGAACCTGCCCAGTCACTTCAAGTTCAAGGAGTACTGCCCACAGGTCTTCCGCAACCTCCGTGAGCGCTTCGGGATTGATGACCAGGACTACCAG gtCTCCCTGACACGCAGCCCGCCCCACTACGAAGGTGAGGGGAGCGACCGGCGTTTCCTCACCTCCTACGACCGGACGCTGGTGATCAAGGAGATCTCCAGCGAAGACGTGGCTGACGTGCACAGTCTCCTTTCGCACTACCACCAG TACGTGGTGAAGTGCCATGGGATCACCCTGCTGCCCCAGTTCCTGGGGATGTACCGGCTCAGCGTGGACAGCGAGGATACCTACATGCTGATCATGAGGAATGTGTTCAGCCACCGGCTCGCTGTGCACAGGAAGTACGACCTGAAG GGCTCCCTGGTGTCCCGAGAAGCCAGCGACAAGGAGAAG GTCAAGGAGCTGCCCACGCTGAAGGACATGGACTTCCTGCACATGAGCCAGAAGGTGTATGTGGATGAGGGGCAGAAGGGTGACTTCATGGAGAAGCTGAAGAGGGATGTGGAG TTCCTGGTCCAGCTGAAGATCATGGATTACAGCCTGCTGCTGGGCATCCATGATGTCCTCCGGGccgagcaggaggaggaggaggatctgaaggaggaggaagaggagggggaagacgTCATGGCTGTGGGTTCCTACGGGACGTCCCCCGAGGGGATCGGCGGCTACCTGAACTCCTACAAGCCACTGGGCCCCGGGGAGTTTGACCCCTACATTGACATGTACGCCATCAAGAGCGCGGAAg GCGGGCCCCAGCCGGAGGTGTACTTCATGGGCCTCATTGACATCCTCACGCAGTACGATGCCAAGAAGAAGGCCGCACATGCCGCCAAGACCGTCAAGCATGGG GCCGGCGCGGAGATCTCGACCGTCCACCCTGAGCAGTACGCCAAGCGCTTCCTGGACTTTGTCACCAACATCTTCGCTTAG